A genomic window from Gossypium hirsutum isolate 1008001.06 chromosome D10, Gossypium_hirsutum_v2.1, whole genome shotgun sequence includes:
- the LOC107930362 gene encoding vacuolar protein sorting-associated protein 54, chloroplastic isoform X2 yields the protein MDLQPSPSGRSSTVGRTSSFSVADSGGQTLSSVLNNPHAGKLEASWGWWSVAPPEFTPLTSTKAACDLTRSDFQSYVSSISDSYYRFEDIRNHTTKEQTLDVDNIGEALVACLREVPALYFKEDFALEDGGTFRAACPFTDVSENIILQEKLSHYLDVVELHLVKEISLRSNSFFEAQGQLQDLNVKIVEGCNRIRDLKETIRLVDTDLVDSARQIQELNASRTNLLALQHKLKLILSVNQALSALKLLVASSECAGALDIIDDLQHLLDGDELSGLHCFRHLRDHVVTSIDSINSILSAEFMRASIHDKGDKDSVILLKAKARASISLNGEDVGVNLDEEETTNFRDRLLPLIIGLLRTAKLPFVLRTYRDTLTADMKTAIKTAVAELLPVLVGQPLESDMGAERTVDADGGGLSLASKLRSLSSGSFVQLLAAIFKIVQAHLVRAAEVKRAIEWVMCNLDGHYAADSVAAAIALGAMVAESSQESNGQGGALPLSASLRSTSKVLSSPGKGSDAISPSNLSKNFRADVLRENAEAVFAACDAAHGRWAKLLGVRALLHPKLRLQDFLSIYNITQEFITSTEKIGGRLGYSIRGTLQSQAKSFVDFQHESRMTKIRAVLDQETWVEVDVPDEFQAIVSSLFDSEAIVSGSKDNAESNRTESYSNEGSQVGSVAQNEPTDSSSTTAVNAAQGKAEVIERKKSDAVTSSQSNNSNTKERGKNATQTLECGGVSYHMVNCGLILLKMLSEYIDMNHLLPALSLEVVHRVVEILKFFNTRTCQLVLGAGAMQVSGLKSITSKHLALASQVISFIYAIIPELRQILFLKVPEPRKSLLLSEFDRVAQDYKVHRDEIHTKLVQIMRERLLVHLRGLPQIVESWNRPEEADPQPSQFARSLTKEVGFLQRVLSRTLHEVDVQAIFRQVVVIFHSQISDAFSRLEISTPQAKDRLYRDVTHILGCIRSLPSDNSNNSATPNWGQLDEFLAQRFGAEAS from the exons ATGGATCTACAGCCTTCCCCATCGGGAAGGTCATCGACAGTTGGTCGGACCTCTTCATTTTCCGTCGCCGATTCGGGTGGCCAAACGCTTTCTTCGGTCCTTAACAACCCTCATGCTGGCAAATTGGAAGCTTCTTGGGGTTGGTGGTCGGTCGCGCCGCCTGAATTCACTCCTTTGACGTCCACCAAAGCGGCTTGCGACCTTACCCGATCCGACTTCCAATCATACGTCTCTTCCATCTCCGATTCCTATTATCGATTCGAGGATATTAGGAATCACACCACCAAGGAGCAGACTCTCGATGTCGATAACATTGGGGAAGCCCTCGTAGCTTGTTTAAGGGAGGTTCCCGCCCTTTATTTTAAGGAAGATTTCGCGCTCGAAGATGGGGGGACCTTCCGGGCAGCCTGCCCTTTTACTGATGTTTCTGAAAACATTATACTTCAGGAGAAATTGTCCCATTACTTGGATGTTGTGGAGCTTCATTTGGTGAAGGAGATTTCGTTGCGCTCCAATTCTTTCTTCGAAGCGCAAGGGCAGTTGCAGGACTTGAATGTTAAGATTGTGGAAGGATGCAATCGGATTCGTGATTTGAAGGAAACTATTCGGCTCGTAGACACTGATTTGGTTGACTCTGCTAGGCAGATTCAGGAGTTGAATGCCTCTAGGACCAATTTGTTGGCTCTCCAACATAAATTGAAGCTTATTCTATCTGTTAACCAAGCCTTATCCGCTCTTAAATTG CTTGTTGCATCTTCAGAGTGTGCTGGAGCTTTGGATATTATCGATGATCTGCAACACTTACTG GATGGGGATGAGCTTTCTGGTTTACATTGCTTTCGTCACCTTCGAGATCACGTAGTCACTTCTATAGATTCCATAAACAG TATTCTTTCAGCAGAATTTATGCGTGCTTCAATACATGATAAGGGGGATAAAGATTCAGTTATATTGTTGAAAGCAAAAGCCAGGGCATCCATTTCCTTGAATGGCGAGGATGTTGGA GTTAACTTGGATGAGGAAGAAACCACCAATTTTCGAGATCGTCTTCTGCCTCTTATTATTGGTTTGCTTCGAACT GCCAAGCTCCCATTTGTCCTAAGGACATATCGTGATACACTTACTGCTGATATGAAAACTGCTATTAAGACTGCTGTTGCAGAGCTGCTTCCGGTTCTGGTGGGCCAACCTCTGGAATCTGATATGGGTGCAGAGCGCACTGTCGATGCAGATG GTGGAGGCTTATCACTTGCTAGCAAATTAAGGAGTTTGTCATCTGGAAGCTTTGTCCAACTTCTGGCTGCTATTTTCAAGATTGTACAG GCACATTTAGTCCGGGCAGCTGAAGTGAAAAGGGCCATTGAGTGGGTAATGTGCAACCTTGATGGTCATTATGCTGCTGATTCAGTCGCTGCTGCAATTGCACTTGGTGCCATGGTTGCAGAATCTTCTCAAGAGAGTAACGGTCAAGGTGGTGCACTTCCTCTGAGTGCATCTTTAAGGAGTACATCCAAGGTTCTTTCATCCCCAGGGAAAGGAAGTGATGCGATAAGCCCCTCAAATTTATCAAAGAATTTTAG GGCGGATGTTCTGAGAGAAAATGCTGAAGCGGTCTTTGCAGCTTGTGATGCTGCTCATGGAAGATGGGCAAAGCTGCTTGGCGTTCGTGCTCTTCTTCATCCTAAGCTAAGATTGCAAGACTTTCTGAGCATATATAATATCACTCAGGAGTTTATAACTTCTACAGAGAAg ATTGGTGGAAGGTTGGGATATAGCATCAGGGGAACACTGCAGTCGCAGGCTAAATCCTTCGTTGATTTCCAGCATGAATCTCGA ATGACAAAAATACGAGCAGTGCTTGATCAAGAGACATGGGTAGAAGTAGATGTTCCTGATGAATTTCAGGCTATTGTTTCTTCACTGTTTGATTCTGAAGCAATAGTTTCTGGAAGCAAGGATAATGCTGAAAGTAATAGGACAGAAAGCTACAGCAATGAGGGTTCACAAGTAGGTTCTGTGGCGCAGAATGAACCAACTGATTCTAGTAGCACAACTGCGGTAAATGCTGCCCAAGGGAAGGCTGAGGTGATTGAGAGAAAGAAATCTGATGCAGTAACTTCATCTCAGAGTAATAACAGTAATACAAAGGAACGTGGAAAAAATGCTACTCAAACACTTGAATGTGGCGGTGTTAGTTATCACATGGTTAACTG TGGCTTAATATTGCTGAAGATGCTGTCAGAGTACATTGACATGAATCATCTTCTGCCAGCACTATCCTTGGAGGTGGTTCATCGTGTTGTGGAGattctaaaatttttcaacaCGAGAACATGCCAACTTGTTTTAGGTGCTGGAGCCATGCAG GTTTCTGGTTTGAAGTCCATTACTTCTAAACACTTGGCCTTGGCAAGTCAAGTCATTAGTTTCATATATGCTATCATTCCTG AATTGAGGCAAATCCTGTTCCTCAAAGTTCCTGAACCTCGAAAGTCACTTTTGCTGTCAGAGTTTGATCGAGTTGCCCAG gATTATAAGGTTCACCGGGATGAAATTCATACAAAGCTTGTTCAGATAATGAGAGAGAGGTTGTTGGTTCATCTGCGTGGACTACCCCAGATTGTTGAGAGCTGGAATAGACCAGAAGAAGCTGACCCACAGCCCAGTCAATTTGCTAGGTCTCTCACTAAG GAAGTTGGGTTCCTCCAACGAGTTTTATCTCGTACATTGCATGAAGTAGACGTTCAAGCAATTTTCAG GCAAGTTGTTGTAATCTTCCATTCACAAATTTCAGATGCATTTTCACGCTTAGAGATCAGCACTCCCCAGGCAAAAGATAG ACTGTACCGCGATGTTACACACATTCTTGGATGCATTCGATCATTGCCTTCTGATAATTCGAATAACTCTGCTACCCCAAACTGGGGGCAACTGGATGAGTTCTTAGCACAAAGGTTCGGGGCCGAAGCCAGTTGA
- the LOC107930362 gene encoding vacuolar protein sorting-associated protein 54, chloroplastic isoform X1 produces the protein MDLQPSPSGRSSTVGRTSSFSVADSGGQTLSSVLNNPHAGKLEASWGWWSVAPPEFTPLTSTKAACDLTRSDFQSYVSSISDSYYRFEDIRNHTTKEQTLDVDNIGEALVACLREVPALYFKEDFALEDGGTFRAACPFTDVSENIILQEKLSHYLDVVELHLVKEISLRSNSFFEAQGQLQDLNVKIVEGCNRIRDLKETIRLVDTDLVDSARQIQELNASRTNLLALQHKLKLILSVNQALSALKLLVASSECAGALDIIDDLQHLLDGDELSGLHCFRHLRDHVVTSIDSINSILSAEFMRASIHDKGDKDSVILLKAKARASISLNGEDVGQVNLDEEETTNFRDRLLPLIIGLLRTAKLPFVLRTYRDTLTADMKTAIKTAVAELLPVLVGQPLESDMGAERTVDADGGGLSLASKLRSLSSGSFVQLLAAIFKIVQAHLVRAAEVKRAIEWVMCNLDGHYAADSVAAAIALGAMVAESSQESNGQGGALPLSASLRSTSKVLSSPGKGSDAISPSNLSKNFRADVLRENAEAVFAACDAAHGRWAKLLGVRALLHPKLRLQDFLSIYNITQEFITSTEKIGGRLGYSIRGTLQSQAKSFVDFQHESRMTKIRAVLDQETWVEVDVPDEFQAIVSSLFDSEAIVSGSKDNAESNRTESYSNEGSQVGSVAQNEPTDSSSTTAVNAAQGKAEVIERKKSDAVTSSQSNNSNTKERGKNATQTLECGGVSYHMVNCGLILLKMLSEYIDMNHLLPALSLEVVHRVVEILKFFNTRTCQLVLGAGAMQVSGLKSITSKHLALASQVISFIYAIIPELRQILFLKVPEPRKSLLLSEFDRVAQDYKVHRDEIHTKLVQIMRERLLVHLRGLPQIVESWNRPEEADPQPSQFARSLTKEVGFLQRVLSRTLHEVDVQAIFRQVVVIFHSQISDAFSRLEISTPQAKDRLYRDVTHILGCIRSLPSDNSNNSATPNWGQLDEFLAQRFGAEAS, from the exons ATGGATCTACAGCCTTCCCCATCGGGAAGGTCATCGACAGTTGGTCGGACCTCTTCATTTTCCGTCGCCGATTCGGGTGGCCAAACGCTTTCTTCGGTCCTTAACAACCCTCATGCTGGCAAATTGGAAGCTTCTTGGGGTTGGTGGTCGGTCGCGCCGCCTGAATTCACTCCTTTGACGTCCACCAAAGCGGCTTGCGACCTTACCCGATCCGACTTCCAATCATACGTCTCTTCCATCTCCGATTCCTATTATCGATTCGAGGATATTAGGAATCACACCACCAAGGAGCAGACTCTCGATGTCGATAACATTGGGGAAGCCCTCGTAGCTTGTTTAAGGGAGGTTCCCGCCCTTTATTTTAAGGAAGATTTCGCGCTCGAAGATGGGGGGACCTTCCGGGCAGCCTGCCCTTTTACTGATGTTTCTGAAAACATTATACTTCAGGAGAAATTGTCCCATTACTTGGATGTTGTGGAGCTTCATTTGGTGAAGGAGATTTCGTTGCGCTCCAATTCTTTCTTCGAAGCGCAAGGGCAGTTGCAGGACTTGAATGTTAAGATTGTGGAAGGATGCAATCGGATTCGTGATTTGAAGGAAACTATTCGGCTCGTAGACACTGATTTGGTTGACTCTGCTAGGCAGATTCAGGAGTTGAATGCCTCTAGGACCAATTTGTTGGCTCTCCAACATAAATTGAAGCTTATTCTATCTGTTAACCAAGCCTTATCCGCTCTTAAATTG CTTGTTGCATCTTCAGAGTGTGCTGGAGCTTTGGATATTATCGATGATCTGCAACACTTACTG GATGGGGATGAGCTTTCTGGTTTACATTGCTTTCGTCACCTTCGAGATCACGTAGTCACTTCTATAGATTCCATAAACAG TATTCTTTCAGCAGAATTTATGCGTGCTTCAATACATGATAAGGGGGATAAAGATTCAGTTATATTGTTGAAAGCAAAAGCCAGGGCATCCATTTCCTTGAATGGCGAGGATGTTGGA CAGGTTAACTTGGATGAGGAAGAAACCACCAATTTTCGAGATCGTCTTCTGCCTCTTATTATTGGTTTGCTTCGAACT GCCAAGCTCCCATTTGTCCTAAGGACATATCGTGATACACTTACTGCTGATATGAAAACTGCTATTAAGACTGCTGTTGCAGAGCTGCTTCCGGTTCTGGTGGGCCAACCTCTGGAATCTGATATGGGTGCAGAGCGCACTGTCGATGCAGATG GTGGAGGCTTATCACTTGCTAGCAAATTAAGGAGTTTGTCATCTGGAAGCTTTGTCCAACTTCTGGCTGCTATTTTCAAGATTGTACAG GCACATTTAGTCCGGGCAGCTGAAGTGAAAAGGGCCATTGAGTGGGTAATGTGCAACCTTGATGGTCATTATGCTGCTGATTCAGTCGCTGCTGCAATTGCACTTGGTGCCATGGTTGCAGAATCTTCTCAAGAGAGTAACGGTCAAGGTGGTGCACTTCCTCTGAGTGCATCTTTAAGGAGTACATCCAAGGTTCTTTCATCCCCAGGGAAAGGAAGTGATGCGATAAGCCCCTCAAATTTATCAAAGAATTTTAG GGCGGATGTTCTGAGAGAAAATGCTGAAGCGGTCTTTGCAGCTTGTGATGCTGCTCATGGAAGATGGGCAAAGCTGCTTGGCGTTCGTGCTCTTCTTCATCCTAAGCTAAGATTGCAAGACTTTCTGAGCATATATAATATCACTCAGGAGTTTATAACTTCTACAGAGAAg ATTGGTGGAAGGTTGGGATATAGCATCAGGGGAACACTGCAGTCGCAGGCTAAATCCTTCGTTGATTTCCAGCATGAATCTCGA ATGACAAAAATACGAGCAGTGCTTGATCAAGAGACATGGGTAGAAGTAGATGTTCCTGATGAATTTCAGGCTATTGTTTCTTCACTGTTTGATTCTGAAGCAATAGTTTCTGGAAGCAAGGATAATGCTGAAAGTAATAGGACAGAAAGCTACAGCAATGAGGGTTCACAAGTAGGTTCTGTGGCGCAGAATGAACCAACTGATTCTAGTAGCACAACTGCGGTAAATGCTGCCCAAGGGAAGGCTGAGGTGATTGAGAGAAAGAAATCTGATGCAGTAACTTCATCTCAGAGTAATAACAGTAATACAAAGGAACGTGGAAAAAATGCTACTCAAACACTTGAATGTGGCGGTGTTAGTTATCACATGGTTAACTG TGGCTTAATATTGCTGAAGATGCTGTCAGAGTACATTGACATGAATCATCTTCTGCCAGCACTATCCTTGGAGGTGGTTCATCGTGTTGTGGAGattctaaaatttttcaacaCGAGAACATGCCAACTTGTTTTAGGTGCTGGAGCCATGCAG GTTTCTGGTTTGAAGTCCATTACTTCTAAACACTTGGCCTTGGCAAGTCAAGTCATTAGTTTCATATATGCTATCATTCCTG AATTGAGGCAAATCCTGTTCCTCAAAGTTCCTGAACCTCGAAAGTCACTTTTGCTGTCAGAGTTTGATCGAGTTGCCCAG gATTATAAGGTTCACCGGGATGAAATTCATACAAAGCTTGTTCAGATAATGAGAGAGAGGTTGTTGGTTCATCTGCGTGGACTACCCCAGATTGTTGAGAGCTGGAATAGACCAGAAGAAGCTGACCCACAGCCCAGTCAATTTGCTAGGTCTCTCACTAAG GAAGTTGGGTTCCTCCAACGAGTTTTATCTCGTACATTGCATGAAGTAGACGTTCAAGCAATTTTCAG GCAAGTTGTTGTAATCTTCCATTCACAAATTTCAGATGCATTTTCACGCTTAGAGATCAGCACTCCCCAGGCAAAAGATAG ACTGTACCGCGATGTTACACACATTCTTGGATGCATTCGATCATTGCCTTCTGATAATTCGAATAACTCTGCTACCCCAAACTGGGGGCAACTGGATGAGTTCTTAGCACAAAGGTTCGGGGCCGAAGCCAGTTGA
- the LOC107930361 gene encoding LRR receptor-like serine/threonine-protein kinase GHR1 — MKLFRTLVLALFLVTAMGQLPSQDILALLEFKKGIKHDPTGYVLDSWNEESIDFNGCPSSWNGIVCNGGNVAGVILDNLGLSVDADLSVFSNLTKLVKLSISNNLMSGVIPDNIGEFKILEYLDVSDNLFSLALPVGIGKLESLRNLSLAGNNFTGSIPDTISGLVSVQSLDLSQNSLSGTLPTALTELNELLYLNLSSNQFTKRIPKGFDGIAGLQVLDLHGNMLDGSLDGEFFLLSNASHVDFSGNMLQSSSSGKLLPGISESIQFLNLSHNQLTGSLVGDAELRLFGSLKVLDLSYNQLSGELPGFNFAYDLQVLKLSNNRFTGFIPNVLLKGDSLLLTELDLSGNNLSGPISMIMSTNLQILNLSSNGITGELPLLTGSCAVLDLSNNKLEGNLTRMSKWGNIEYLDLSQNRLTGSIPELTPQFLRLNHLNLSRNLLTSSLPKAILQYPKLRVLDLGFNQFDGPFLNDLLNLATLEELYLGNNLISSDLKFSPSSESNLRVLDLSSNRLNGYFPDQIGSLAGLQVLNLAGNNLSGSLPTYLADMNSLSSLDISRNNFTGSLPNKVPNSLQSFNVSYNDLSGIVPENLRKFPTSSFYPGNSNLYFPGGPPGSNNAPAESKKKRINMIVKWVIVVSCVVALIILVLLAIFIHYIRISRRTPPEPIRSKGGVSKQAPRNSSSVVGTESGGATVVSAVDLVSSRKGSSSGIISPGEKMAAGTGYSPSKTSHLSWSPESGDSFTAEHLARLDVRSPDRLVGELHFLDDTITLTPEELSRAPAEVLGRSSHGTSYRATLDNGVFLTVKWLREGVAKQRKEFAKEAKKFTNIRHPNVVGLRGYYWGPTQHEKLILSDYISPGSLASFLYDRPGRKGPPLSWVQRLKIAVDVARGLNYLHFDRAVPHGNLKATNILLDGPDLNARVADYCLHRLMTQAGTMEQILDAGLLGYRAPELTDTKKPLLSFKSDVYAFGVILLELLTGRCAGDVIPGEEEGIGLIEWVRLKVAEGSGLSCFDSALAQEMGDLAAEKGMKEVLEIGLRCVRSLSERPGIKTIYEDLSSI, encoded by the exons ATGAAGCTGTTTAGAACTTTAGTGTTAGCCCTGTTTTTAGTTACTGCAATGGGACAACTTCCTTCACAGGACATATTAGCATTGCTTGAATTCAAAAAGGGTATTAAACATGACCCTACTGGCTATGTCCTTGATTCATGGAACGAAGAATCCATTGATTTTAATGGCTGTCCTTCATCTTGGAATGGTATTGTTTGTAATGGTGGGAATGTTGCTGGTGTTATACTTGATAATTTAGGTCTATCTGTTGATGCAGACTTAAGTGTTTTTTCGAATCTTACGAAGCTTGTGAAACTTTCGATATCGAATAATTTAATGTCCGGTGTTATTCCCGACAATATCGGGGAGTTTAAAATTCTAGAGTACTTGGATGTGTCAGATAATCTGTTTTCTTTGGCATTACCGGTAGGCATTGGTAAATTAGAGAGCTTAAGGAACCTTTCGTTAGCTGGGAATAACTTTACTGGTTCGATACCAGATACGATTTCAGGGCTTGTTTCGGTCCAATCTTTGGATTTGAGTCAGAATTCCCTGTCCGGTACCTTGCCAACCGCCTTAACGGAATTGAATGAGCTATTGTATCTAAATCTATCTTCCAATCAGTTTACGAAGAGAATACCAAAAGGGTTTGACGGCATTGCCGGACTTCAAGTTCTCGACTTGCACGGGAATATGCTAGACGGTAGCTTAGACGGGGAGTTTTTCCTTTTATCGAATGCTAGCCATGTTGATTTTAGTGGGAATATGCTGCAAAGCTCAAGTTCGGGGAAATTGCTACCCGGCATTTCGGAGAGTATTCAGTTTTTAAACCTTAGCCATAACCAACTTACAGGATCATTGGTTGGGGATGCTGAGCTTCGGTTATTCGGGAGTTTGAAGGTGTTGGACTTAAGCTACAATCAACTGTCTGGAGAATTGCCTGGATTTAACTTTGCATATGATCTTCAGGTCCTTAAGCTCAGCAACAATAGATTTACGGGCTTCATTCCTAATGTCCTGCTGAAAGGCGATTCACTGCTTTTAACTGAGCTAGATTTAAGTGGCAACAATCTCTCAG GGCCGATATCGATGATCATGTCGACAAATCTGCAGATACTCAATCTTTCTTCGAATGGGATCACAGGGGAACTTCCGTTACTGACCGGAAGTTGTGCTGTACTTGACTTATCAAACAACAAATTAGAAGGAAACTTAACCCGAATGTCGAAATGGGGGAATATTGAATACCTTGATCTTAGCCAGAATCGTTTGACAGGATCAATTCCTGAGTTAACCCCTCAATTTCTGCGGTTAAATCATCTCAACCTTTCGCGTAATTTGCTTACTAGCTCTCTGCCGAAAGCAATACTGCAGTATCCGAAGCTTAGAGTCCTTGATCTTGGTTTTAACCAGTTTGATGGACCTTTTCTAAATGACCTACTGAATTTGGCTACTTTGGAAGAACTTTATCTCGGGAACAATTTGATTTCCAGTGATCTTAAGTTTTCTCCTTCGAGTGAATCCAACCTCCGTGTTCTCGATCTCTCTAGTAATCGGCTTAACGGTTATTTTCCTGACCAAATTGGGTCATTGGCTGGACTTCAAGTGCTCAATCTTGCAGGCAATAACTTATCCGGTTCGCTACCTACTTACTTGGCTGACATGAACTCACTAAGCTCATTAGATATATCCCGGAATAATTTTACCGGATCTTTACCCAACAAGGTCCCTAACAGCCTTCAAAGCTTTAATGTTTCTTACAATGATCTATCCGGCATTGTCCCAGAAAATCTGAGGAAGTTCCCTACTTCCTCATTCTACCCCGGAAATTCTAACTTGTATTTTCCAGGCGGTCCTCCTGGATCAAACAATGCCCCTGCTGAATCGAAGAAGAAACGGATCAACATGATAGTGAAATGGGTGATTGTGGTATCATGTGTGGTGGCTCTTATCATTCTCGTCTTGCTTGCTATATTCATACATTACATCCGTATATCTCGGAGAACTCCTCCGGAGCCTATTAGAAGTAAAGGTGGTGTTAGCAAACAAGCACCGAGAAACTCTTCTAGTGTTGTCGGGACTGAGAGTGGGGGTGCTACAGTTGTCTCAGCGGTTGATCTTGTGTCTTCACGGAAAGGATCATCATCAGGAATTATCAGTCCCGGTGAGAAAATGGCAGCGGGTACTGGATACTCTCCTTCGAAGACCAGCCATTTATCGTGGTCACCCGAGTCTGGAGATTCATTTACTGCTGAGCACCTTGCGAGACTGGATGTAAGATCACCGGACCGACTCGTTGGCGAGCTGCATTTTCTCGATGATACAATCACATTGACACCAGAGGAGCTGTCACGTGCTCCAGCCGAAGTTTTGGGAAGGAGCAGTCACGGGACTTCGTACAGGGCAACACTGGATAATGGAGTATTCTTGACTGTGAAGTGGCTTCGTGAAGGGGTCGCTAAACAGAGAAAAGAGTTCGCTAAGGAGGCTAAAAAATTCACGAATATCCGGCATCCAAACGTGGTTGGTTTGCGAGGGTACTATTGGGGCCCTACTCAACATGAGAAGCTGATTCTTTCGGATTATATCTCGCCTGGAAGTCTCGCAAGCTTTCTCTATG ATCGACCGGGAAGAAAAGGTCCACCATTATCGTGGGTACAGAGATTGAAAATAGCGGTTGACGTTGCCCGAGGTCTAAACTATCTCCATTTCGACCGAGCTGTGCCACACGGTAACCTAAAAGCAACGAACATACTATTAGATGGGCCTGATCTTAATGCTCGTGTTGCCGATTACTGCCTCCACCGTCTAATGACACAAGCCGGAACGATGGAACAAATTCTAGATGCTGGTCTCTTGGGATATCGGGCACCAGAGTTAACTGATACCAAGAAACCATTGCTTTCCTTCAAGTCAGATGTCTATGCATTCGGAGTGATTCTGTTGGAACTTCTAACAGGCAGATGCGCAGGTGATGTAATTCCAGGGGAAGAAGAAGGAATCGGATTGATAGAATGGGTTCGGTTGAAGGTAGCAGAAGGCAGTGGCTTGTCTTGTTTTGATTCGGCTTTAGCTCAAGAAATGGGGGATCTGGCTGCCGAGAAAGGAATGAAGGAGGTTCTTGAAATAGGATTAAGATGTGTTCGATCTCTTTCGGAGAGGCCGGGTATCAAGACTATATATGAAGATCTTTCGTCAATATGA